A region of the Sarcophilus harrisii chromosome 3, mSarHar1.11, whole genome shotgun sequence genome:
TCCCGCACTCGGGGCACTGGAAGGGCTTCTCCCCGGTGTGGAGCCTCCGGTGCTGGGCGAGGTACTTGCTCTGGCTGAAGGTCTTCCCGCAATCCCCGCAGGCGTAGGGCTTCTCTCCCGAGTGCACGATCCGATGCTTGTTCAGGTAAATGCTCTGGGTGAAGGCCTTGCCACACTGGGGACACTTGTAGGGCCTCTCCCCGGTGTGGATGCGCTGGTGCACGATGAGCACCGAGGAGTCGCTGAAGGCTTTCCCGCACTCGGGGCACGCGTAGGGCCTCTCCCCGGTGTGGGTGCGCCCGGTGTTTGGTCAGGGACGAGCTCTGGCTGAAGGCTTTCCCGCACTCCCCGCACGCGTAAGGCCTCTCCCCGGTGTGGACGCGCTGGTGCCGAGTGAGCTGCGCGATCTGGTTGAAGGCCTTGCCGCACTCCCGGCACTCGTAGATCTTCTCGCCGGTGTGGATGCGCCGGTGCTGCGTGAAGTGGGTCCTGCGCCGGAAGGCCTTGCCGCACTCCCGGCACTCGTAGGGCTTCTCGCCGGTGTGGATGCGCCGGTGCTGGATGAGGGCCGAGCTCTCGGCGAAGGCCTTGCCGCACTCCCGGCAGGCGTAGGGCCTCTCCCCGTGTGGATGCGCCGGTGCTGGATGAGGTGGGTCCTCTGGCCGAAGGCCTTGCCACATTCCCCGCAGGCGTAGGGCTTCTCCCCGGTGTGGGTTCTGCCGTGTTGGACCAGGGTGGAGCGGCAGCTGAAGCCTCTCCCGCACTCGGGGCACGCGTAGGGCCTCTCCCCGGTGTGGGTGCGCCGGTGCTTGGCCAGGGGCGCGCTCTGGCTGAAGGCTCTGCCGCAGCGATCGCAGGCGTAGGGCTTCTCCCCGGTGTGCGTCCTGCGGTGCTCCGCCAGGTAGACGCTGCGGCCGAAAGCTTTGCCGCATTCGCCGCACGCGAAGGGCTTCTCTCCGGACCCCGGCCGGAAAGACTTTCTGCTCTCCCTGGGGCTTTCTCGAGTGTGAGCTCTCTGGTGTTGAGCCAAGTGCGAGTTCTGCCGGAACACTTTCCCACATTGGCCACACGAATAGCCTCGCTCCTGCGGGCGCGTTTTCTCAGGAGGAATCCGGCCTGGGCGGCCGCCCAAAGGTCTCCCCGACTCATTATCCCAACGAAACGGTTTCTCTTCGGAGGCTGCCCCAGCTGGGTCTGAGCGGGGCGCGAAGGGCTTGCTCCCCTTGTTCTGGGGGAAGTTCCTATGGGCCTCCCTCGCGGGCGTGTCCTCGGAGAGGATCGCTTCCGCCCTCGGTCGGTCCTGGCCCAACGGCTTGCCCTCCAAGCCGCCCCCGGCCACCACGGCCTTTCTGGGCGCGCTGCGCCTGTCTGATCTCTGCAGCCCCGCTCCATGGCAAGAGTCTTGGGAGGCGTCCTGCTTCGGGCCCAAGGCCTCGGACCCTGTCCCCCCCTCTGAAAGAGATTTAGGAAACCCTCGGCCCCTTTGTCGGGCCAGAGAAGGACACCCACGTGGGTCAAATCATCAGGAGGGCGCCGGCAGCACCCTGGCTTGGGGCCTCTGATCCAGCGGACCAGGTGAAGacaagagaaagggagggagggagaagcgGAGGGCTGGCCCAGGCCGGGGACTGGGGTAAAGGAGGAGGGGCTCTGGTGTCCCAGGTTGGGGGGCAAGCTTGGAGAGGCCCTGGTTGGGCACCGGGGGAACCATGAACCACGAGCAGGGCTATGCAGATAGGGGCTCCCAAAAGGCTTCAGGGCCTGGCCCACGGCACCCCACCCCGATAGAGGTACATCTGGATCACCCCAGGGGCCAAGCCTGGCCCCCAGGCTCTTCCCATCCACAGGGAGAAGCTAGGGATGGGCAGGACTCTGCCCCCTGCTGCTTGTCCAAAGTTGCGGgctgagggaggggatggagctcagccctcccccctttctcctcccaggGCTCCCTGCCCCCACTCACCAGCTCCTTCTACAACACACAGCAGGCCCCCTGGAGCCAAAAGCCGGGCCCTGTCAGGGTCGGAAGCCGGGATCCCTGCTTGGGGAGACAAAACAGCCGAGGCCGCTGGTACCGGGAGGCTGCTGGCCGGGCCCAGCCCTGGCTGCCATCAGGAGGACCTTGCTCCTGGCACTCCCCCCTCTCGTTCCTGACCTCCCTCCCCCCTCAGCTCTCCATCGTATTCCCGAGGGGAGGGTTGCGATGGGGGCGATTGGGGGGCCGCCTCACCCAGGGAGACCAGGTTCCGGTAGGTCTCCAGCATCACGTCCCGGTAGAGCTGCCTCTGAGCAGGGCCCAGCCGCCCCCACTCCTCGGGGGTGAAGTCCACGGCCACGTCCCG
Encoded here:
- the LOC100924748 gene encoding LOW QUALITY PROTEIN: zinc finger protein 501 (The sequence of the model RefSeq protein was modified relative to this genomic sequence to represent the inferred CDS: deleted 1 base in 1 codon), which gives rise to MWESVPAELALGSTPESSHSRKPQGEQKVFPAGVRREALRVRRMRQSFRPQRLPGGAPQDAHRGEALRLRSLRQSLQPERAPGQAPAHPHRGEALRVPRVRERLQLPLHPGPTRQNPHRGEALRLRGMWQGLRPEDPPHPAPAHPHGERPYACRECGKAFAESSALIQHRRIHTGEKPYECRECGKAFRRRTHFTQHRRIHTGEKIYECRECGKAFNQIAQLTRHQRVHTGERPYACGECGKAFSQSSSLTKHGRTHTGERPYACPECGKAFSDSSVLIVHQRIHTGERPYKCPQCGKAFTQSIYLNKHRIVHSGEKPYACGDCGKTFSQSKYLAQHRRLHTGEKPFQCPECGKAFTYCSALSRHQRIHAGNGPYRCEECGKGFRVLSAFLTHRGLHAAAQL